The genome window ACTCTAGGTCTTGTAATTTTCGTCCAAAGGTATCATCCGCTGCAAGTTTAAGAAAATCCTCATGAAGACCTAAGACCCGAAGTACATTAAAATAAGCACCCATAGCTACACCTTCATTTCCTTGTTCTATTAGATACAATGTAGATCTTGCGATATCTGCACGTTCAGCTACTTGATTAGTGGTAAGTTTACGTCTTTTTCTCGCTAGTTTAATATTCTCTCCCATTTGTTCCATCACCTCCTTATATTTAGGATAAATGATTTGTTTCTTCCTGTTCATCTTTGCAATGTATTACTAATGTTACTGTTGATTGTTATTTCATACAAAATTAATCAATTTGTTTGAAATAACAATCAATTTGTTTGTTTTCTTTCTATTCTTCTTCTTGTTCTTGTTGTTCTTGTTGTTCTTGTTCTTGTTCTTGTTGTTGTTGTTGGAGATACCAAATCTCATCAACATGATCATCTCAGTTGGAATTATTCTTTTTTGAATCTATATAAATGAAGAGTAAAAACTTAAAAGTTAGAGAAATAAAAAAGTAGACTGTGACAAAAGATACATATAATTTCCAATTCGAAAACTATTTTAGCAGTCTTTAAAAAATCAAATTAATTTTATAAGGCTAACCACTAAGGTTTTTGTTGATATTAGAATAAAAACTTCAATCAAGTAAACAATTAGAATTCTAACTTACTTAAATGAAAAAAGCTAAGAGATACAAGATTATCAATAAATTTTTTAAACTTGATCAGAGATTAAATAAGATAGAAAATTTGTTGCTCTTAAACGAATCGCAGATTAATCTATTATCATACGAAAGGTGCAAAAGCTCTTATAGTAAAAGTGAGCTTGCAATTCTGTTCTATATTCTGATGGATGAAGGTCTGTTCTTTTTTGATCCATCTGATGTGAAAAAAAATCGAATCAGTATTCAGGAATTCATAAGTAGCAATTTCACATATAGAGATAATGAAGGAGTTCAGAAAAAAATAACTAGGATAAGCAGACAGTTTTCCGAGTGTAAAGGTTATACTT of Flavobacterium marginilacus contains these proteins:
- a CDS encoding helix-turn-helix domain-containing protein, coding for MNRKKQIIYPKYKEVMEQMGENIKLARKRRKLTTNQVAERADIARSTLYLIEQGNEGVAMGAYFNVLRVLGLHEDFLKLAADDTFGRKLQDLELL